From a single Raphanus sativus cultivar WK10039 chromosome 3, ASM80110v3, whole genome shotgun sequence genomic region:
- the LOC108846190 gene encoding uncharacterized protein LOC108846190 codes for MALDSKAIISRFQDYLRINTVQPNPDYTAAADFIISQAQSISLLYQSIEFVQGKPIVLLKWTGSDPSLPAILLNSHVDVVPFEAEKWDHPPLGADIDGEGRIYARGSQDMKSVGMQYLEAIRKLVASGYKPLRSVYVSFVPDEEIGGADGVGRFVESEIFKSLSIAVVLDEGLPSPTESYRVFNGERIPWSLQIKAVGQPGHGSKLYDDSASENLTKSIESMMRFRASQFDMLKAGLKPDGGVVSVNMVFLKAGTPSPDGFVMNLQPSEAEAGFDIRIPPTADLVALEKRLVEEWAPVARNMSYQLWRFDQNLSGKQLLTANDDSNPWWGLLQNAVNEAGGKTSEPEIFPASTDSRYFRKAGLPAFGFSPISNTPSLLHDHNEYLSRSEYLKGIDMYVSIIKAYTTYSSP; via the exons ATGGCTCTAGACTCCAAGGCGATCATTTCCAGGTTCCAAGATTACCTCCGTATCAACACCGTACAACCCAACCCTGACTACACCGCAGCCGCAGACTTCATTATATCCCAAGCTCAGTCCATCTCTCTCCTATACCAATCAATCGAGTTCGTTCAGGGGAAGCCTATTGTTCTCCTGAAATGGACCGGTTCAGACCCTTCGTTACCCGCGATTCTCTTAAACTCTCACGTCGACGTGGTCCCTTTTGAGGCAGAGAAGTGGGATCATCCACCGCTCGGAGCAGATATAGATGGAGAGGGTAGAATATACGCGAGAGGAAGTCAGGACATGAAGAGCGTTGGGATGCAGTATCTAGAAGCCATTCGCAAGCTTGTAGCCTCTGGATATAAGCCGCTTCGTTCGGTCTATGTCTCGTTTGTTCCTGATGAAGAGATCGGCGGCGCTGATGGTGTTGGGAGGTTCGTGGAGTCGGAAATATTCAAGAGCTTGAGCATTGCGGTTGTGCTCGACGAAG GCTTGCCATCTCCAACGGAGAGCTACAGGGTGTTCAATGGAGAGAGGATTCCATGGTCGCTTCAGATTAAAGCTGTAGGACAACCTGGCCATGGATCAAAGCTCTATGATGACTCAGCCTCGGAGAATCTCACTAAAAGCATTGAGAGCATGATGAGATTCAGAGCTTCTCAGTTTGATATGCTCAAAGCTGGTTTGAAGCCTGACGGTGGAGTTGTTTCTGTCAACATGGTCTTCCTCAAAGCTGGCACTCCTTCTCCAGAT GGTTTTGTGATGAATCTGCAACCATCCGAGGCAGAAGCTGGCTTCGACATCCGTATCCCACCCACTGCTGATCTAGTAGCACTAGAAAAACGTTTGGTGGAGGAATGGGCACCTGTTGCTCGGAACATGTCCTATCAG CTGTGGCGGTTCGACCAGAATCTTTCAGGGAAGCAGTTACTTACCGCAAATGATGATTCAAATCCATGGTGGGGACTCTTACAAAACGCTGTGAATGAAGCTGGAGGGAAGACAAGCGAGCCTGAGATCTTCCCTGCATCAACAGATTCTCGGTATTTCCGGAAAGCAGGCTTGCCTGCGTTTGGGTTCTCTCCTATATCAAACACCCCTAGTTTGCTTCATGATCACAATGAG TATCTGAGTCGGTCTGAGTATTTGAAGGGCATTGATATGTATGTCTCAATCATCAAGGCGTACACAACATACTCCTCACCCTGA